Genomic window (Acidimicrobiales bacterium):
CCTCGCCGTCCCCCGGGAGGCGTTCGTGCCCGAGGCGGCGGCGGCCGGCGGGCTGGCGGCGGTCTACGAGGACGTCCCCGTCGTCACCCGGCGGGACCCCGCCGGCATCCCCCTCAGCTCGTCGTCGCAGCCGGCGATCATGGCCGTCATGCTCGAGCTGCTCGGCTGCCGGCCGGGCGACCGGGTGCTCGAGATCGGCGCCGGCACCGGCTACAACGCCGCCCTGCTCGCCCACATCGTCGGACCGGGCGGCCGGGTCGTCACCGTCGACCTCGACGAGGCGGTGGCGGCGGAGGCGAGCGAGCACCTGGCCGCGGCCGGCGCGGCAGGGGTCGAGGTCGTGGCCGGCGACGGCCGGGCCGGGGTGGCGGCGGGCGCGCCCTACGACCGCATCGTGGCGACGGCCAGCACCCCCACCGTCCCGGCCGCCTGGGTCGACCAGCTGGCGCCGGGCGGCACGCTCGTCGCCCCCGTCTGGCTCGACGGGCGGGCCGACCGCCAGGTGGTCGCCGCCTTCCGGCGGGACGGGCCGGGCC
Coding sequences:
- a CDS encoding methyltransferase domain-containing protein, whose protein sequence is MPPEPSAGQAPESSSEAAGRQAYASPSPPEAPPDRPETAAALRRRLADHLAGAGAVRTDAVRAAFLAVPREAFVPEAAAAGGLAAVYEDVPVVTRRDPAGIPLSSSSQPAIMAVMLELLGCRPGDRVLEIGAGTGYNAALLAHIVGPGGRVVTVDLDEAVAAEASEHLAAAGAAGVEVVAGDGRAGVAAGAPYDRIVATASTPTVPAAWVDQLAPGGTLVAPVWLDGRADRQVVAAFRRDGPGLRSTAVVPGGFMVLRGTGPFVPPDVGEVHAGWRAAGRSSTARITGDVVGRMRPAARRRLVAVLAEEPRRLRRRPPERLSLA